The following proteins are encoded in a genomic region of Amblyraja radiata isolate CabotCenter1 chromosome 19, sAmbRad1.1.pri, whole genome shotgun sequence:
- the cav2 gene encoding caveolin-2, which yields MGKEAGPGERGVQYETGDLLRSAKLLPGGGEEEPEQREQHRRDPGGLNTHIKVSFEDVIAEPAATQSFDGIWICSIASFEVSKFLLYKVLTLFLAIPLAFIIGILFAVISYVHIWFLMPVVKTLMMILPPIKIIWKSIMDMFVSPLFESKGRCFSAFNIRFSEK from the exons atggggAAGGAAGCGGGACCAGGAGAACGCGGAGTCCAGTATGAAACTGGGGATCTTCTGAGATCCGCCAAGTTGTTGCCcggcgggggagaggaggagccGGAGCAGAGAGAGCAGCACAGGAGAGACCCCGGCGGACTCAACACTCACATCAAG GTTTCCTTCGAGGATGTGATCGCCGAACCTGCTGCCACGCAAAGTTTCGACGGCATCTGGATTTGTAGCATCGCCTCGTTTGAAGTCAGCAAATTCCTGCTGTACAAAGTCCTCACTCTCTTCCTGGCCATCCCGCTGGCCTTCATCATTGGCATTCTCTTTGCCGTCATATCTTACGTTCACATTTG GTTCCTGATGCCCGTTGTGAAGACCTTAATGATGATTCTGCCCCCCATTAAGATCATCTGGAAAAGTATTATGGACATGTTTGTTTCTCCTCTGTTCGAGAGTAAGGGCCGGTGCTTCTCTGCATTCAATATCCGCTTCTctgaaaaataa